A single region of the Kineosporiaceae bacterium SCSIO 59966 genome encodes:
- a CDS encoding N-acetyl-gamma-glutamyl-phosphate reductase — protein MVSVAVAGASGYAGGEVLRLLLGHPQVRVGAVTAHTQAGQLLGEVHPHLVPLADRPLDATTSDVLAGHDVVVLALPHGASAPLAVELGEDVVVIDCGADFRLVDAAAWAQFYGGDHAGSWPYGLPELPLAGGGRQRDLLRGARRVAVPGCYPTATSLALAPGLAAGLLDPDDVVVVAASGTSGAGRSAKVHLLASEAGGSMSPYGVGGVHRHVPEIEQNLGRAAGEPVRVSFTPTLAPMPRGILATCTARLRPGVDPDSVRRAWQDAYADEPFVVLLPEGRWPRTADTLGANTVHLQVTVDERLGRVVVVAAVDNLAKGTAGAAVQCLNLAVGLPEAAGLTTTGLAP, from the coding sequence ATGGTGAGCGTCGCAGTCGCCGGAGCCAGCGGCTACGCCGGCGGCGAGGTGCTGCGGCTGCTGCTGGGCCACCCGCAGGTGCGGGTCGGTGCGGTCACCGCGCACACCCAGGCCGGCCAGCTGCTCGGGGAGGTCCACCCCCACCTCGTCCCGCTCGCCGACCGCCCGCTCGACGCGACGACCTCCGACGTCCTGGCCGGGCACGACGTCGTCGTCCTCGCCCTGCCGCACGGCGCCTCCGCACCGCTGGCCGTCGAGCTGGGTGAGGACGTCGTGGTCATCGACTGCGGCGCCGACTTCCGGCTGGTCGACGCCGCCGCGTGGGCACAGTTCTACGGGGGCGACCACGCCGGCAGCTGGCCCTACGGGCTGCCCGAGCTCCCGCTGGCCGGCGGCGGTCGCCAGCGCGACCTTCTCCGCGGCGCCCGCCGGGTCGCCGTCCCCGGCTGCTACCCGACCGCGACGTCCCTGGCACTGGCCCCCGGCCTGGCCGCCGGCCTGCTCGACCCGGACGACGTCGTCGTCGTCGCGGCCTCCGGCACCTCCGGCGCCGGGCGGTCCGCCAAGGTGCACCTGCTGGCCAGCGAGGCCGGCGGCTCGATGTCGCCCTACGGGGTCGGCGGGGTGCACCGGCACGTGCCGGAGATCGAGCAGAACCTCGGCCGGGCCGCGGGGGAGCCGGTCCGCGTCTCCTTCACCCCCACGCTCGCCCCGATGCCCCGGGGCATCCTGGCCACCTGCACGGCCCGGCTGCGCCCCGGCGTCGACCCCGACTCGGTGCGCCGGGCCTGGCAGGACGCCTACGCCGACGAGCCGTTCGTCGTCCTGCTGCCCGAGGGGCGCTGGCCGCGCACGGCCGACACCCTCGGGGCGAACACGGTCCACCTGCAGGTGACGGTGGACGAGCGGCTCGGCCGCGTCGTCGTCGTGGCTGCCGTGGACAACCTCGCCAAGGGCACCGCGGGGGCCGCGGTCCAGTGCCTCAACCTGGCGGTCGGTCTGCCCGAGGCCGCCGGGCTGACCACGACGGGCCTCGCGCCGTGA
- the argJ gene encoding bifunctional glutamate N-acetyltransferase/amino-acid acetyltransferase ArgJ codes for MSVTAARGFRAAGVTAGLKASGRPDLALVVNDGPRHDAAVVLTTNRVQAAPVLWTRQALADGRCDAVVLNSGGANACTGPEGFADTHATAERVAAVLGVSAGDVAVCSTGLIGERLAMDRLLPGVDAAAGALSADGGTAAAEAILTTDTVRKETVRELADGWTVGGMAKGAGMLAPALATMLVVLTTDAVVDAADLDAALRAATRVTFERVDSDGCMSTNDTVLLLASGASGVRVDAGVLQDVVTDVCAELARMLVADAEGARHDVAVEVRGAATEDDAVEVARAVARSNLVKTAVFGEDPNWGRVLAAVGTTAATFDPDRVDVSFNGVRVCRGGGIGDPRDLVDLSGREVHVLVELHAGEQAATVWTNDLTHDYVHENSAYST; via the coding sequence GTGAGCGTCACCGCCGCCCGCGGCTTCCGCGCCGCGGGGGTCACCGCGGGGCTCAAGGCGAGCGGACGGCCCGACCTCGCTCTCGTCGTCAACGACGGGCCGCGGCACGACGCCGCCGTGGTGCTGACCACCAACCGGGTGCAGGCCGCCCCCGTGCTGTGGACGCGTCAGGCGCTCGCCGACGGCCGGTGCGACGCCGTCGTGCTGAACTCCGGCGGGGCCAACGCGTGCACCGGCCCCGAGGGGTTCGCGGACACCCACGCCACCGCCGAGCGGGTCGCCGCGGTGCTCGGCGTGTCCGCCGGCGACGTGGCCGTGTGCTCCACCGGCCTGATCGGGGAGCGGCTGGCGATGGACCGGCTGCTGCCCGGCGTCGACGCCGCCGCCGGCGCGCTGTCCGCGGACGGAGGCACCGCCGCGGCCGAGGCGATCCTCACCACCGACACCGTCCGCAAGGAGACCGTCCGCGAGCTCGCCGACGGGTGGACCGTCGGCGGGATGGCCAAGGGCGCGGGGATGCTCGCCCCGGCACTGGCGACGATGCTCGTCGTCCTGACCACCGACGCCGTCGTGGACGCGGCAGACCTGGACGCCGCACTCCGGGCGGCCACCCGGGTGACGTTCGAGCGGGTCGACTCCGACGGCTGCATGTCGACGAACGACACGGTGCTGCTGCTCGCCTCCGGCGCCTCCGGCGTCCGCGTCGACGCCGGCGTCCTGCAGGACGTGGTCACCGACGTGTGCGCGGAGCTGGCGCGGATGCTCGTCGCCGACGCCGAGGGGGCCCGGCACGACGTCGCGGTCGAGGTCCGCGGCGCCGCCACCGAGGACGACGCCGTCGAGGTCGCCCGCGCGGTGGCCCGCAGCAACCTGGTCAAGACCGCCGTCTTCGGCGAGGACCCCAACTGGGGCCGGGTGCTGGCCGCCGTCGGGACCACCGCCGCAACCTTCGACCCCGACCGTGTCGACGTCTCCTTCAACGGGGTGCGGGTCTGCCGCGGTGGTGGCATCGGGGACCCGCGGGACCTCGTCGACCTGTCCGGCCGCGAGGTGCACGTCCTCGTCGAGCTGCACGCCGGTGAGCAGGCCGCGACCGTGTGGACCAACGACCTCACCCACGACTACGTCCACGAGAACAGCGCGTACTCCACATGA
- the argB gene encoding acetylglutamate kinase: MRPFDPEADARRAGVLLDALPWLKEFHGQVVVVKYGGNAMVDDTLKAAFAEDMVLLRYAGIRPVVVHGGGPQVTRMLDRLGIATEFRGGLRVTTDEAADVVRMVLVGQVGRELVGLVNGHGPHAVGLSGEDAGLFTARPTRAVVDGEEVDLGRVGDVTDVRPAAVLDLVEAGRIPVVSSVAPGPDGKVLNVNADTAAAALAVALGAVKLVILTDVEGLYADWPDRSSLVEAITADELERVLPEIDSGMRPKMQACLRAVRGGVRRATVVDGRLPHALALEMLTSEGTGTMVTP; this comes from the coding sequence ATGCGCCCGTTCGACCCCGAGGCGGACGCCCGGCGCGCCGGCGTGCTGCTCGACGCCCTGCCGTGGCTCAAGGAGTTCCACGGCCAGGTCGTCGTGGTCAAGTACGGCGGCAACGCCATGGTCGACGACACCCTCAAGGCCGCCTTCGCCGAGGACATGGTGCTGCTGCGCTACGCCGGTATCCGGCCCGTCGTCGTCCACGGCGGCGGTCCCCAGGTCACCCGGATGCTCGACCGCCTCGGCATCGCGACCGAGTTCCGCGGCGGGCTGCGGGTCACCACCGACGAGGCCGCCGACGTCGTGCGGATGGTGCTCGTCGGGCAGGTCGGCCGCGAGCTCGTCGGACTCGTCAACGGGCACGGACCGCACGCCGTCGGCCTGTCCGGCGAGGACGCCGGGCTGTTCACCGCCCGCCCCACCCGGGCCGTCGTCGACGGCGAGGAGGTGGACCTCGGCCGGGTGGGGGACGTCACCGACGTCCGGCCGGCCGCGGTCCTCGACCTCGTCGAGGCCGGCCGGATCCCCGTGGTGTCCTCGGTGGCGCCGGGGCCGGACGGCAAGGTGCTCAACGTCAACGCCGACACCGCGGCCGCCGCGCTCGCCGTCGCCCTCGGCGCGGTCAAGCTCGTCATCCTCACCGACGTCGAGGGCCTGTACGCCGACTGGCCGGACCGCTCCTCCCTCGTCGAGGCGATCACCGCCGACGAGCTCGAGCGGGTGCTGCCCGAGATCGACTCGGGGATGCGACCGAAGATGCAGGCCTGCCTGCGGGCGGTGCGCGGCGGCGTCCGGCGGGCGACCGTGGTGGACGGCCGGCTGCCGCACGCGCTGGCCCTGGAGATGCTCACCAGCGAGGGGACCGGGACGATGGTGACGCCGTGA
- a CDS encoding acetylornithine transaminase: MNTYGTPQRVLVRGRGAEVEDADGRRYLDLLGGIATNVLGHAHPALVAAVTDQLATLGHVSNFFATRPQIELAEELLALLLAPPGSRVFFCNSGAEANEAAFKLARRTGRPHVVAAVDGFHGRTMGALSLTSRAAYRDPFAPLVPGVRHVPFGDVDALAAAVDEQVAAVVLEPILGEGGVRPAPDGYLTAAREITAAAGALLVLDEVQTGIGRTGAWFAHRLPGLGLPDGVLPDVVTLAKGLGGGIPVGAAVALGEGPGALLGPGQHGTTFGGNPVAAAAGLAVIRTVRQEGLVERAAVLGRRITAGVTALQHPLVAGTRGAGLLQAIVLRRPVAADVVAAGLDAGLILNAVAPDAVRIAPPLVLTDEQVTRLLDALPGVLTAADPDRESR; the protein is encoded by the coding sequence ATGAACACCTACGGCACCCCGCAGCGGGTCCTGGTCCGGGGCCGGGGCGCCGAGGTCGAGGACGCCGACGGGCGCCGCTACCTCGACCTGCTCGGCGGGATCGCCACGAACGTCCTCGGCCACGCCCACCCGGCGCTGGTGGCCGCGGTGACCGACCAGCTCGCCACCCTCGGGCACGTCTCGAACTTCTTCGCCACCCGCCCGCAGATCGAGCTCGCCGAGGAGCTGCTCGCCCTGCTCCTCGCGCCGCCGGGGTCGCGGGTGTTCTTCTGCAACTCCGGCGCCGAGGCGAACGAGGCGGCGTTCAAGCTCGCCCGCCGCACCGGGCGCCCGCACGTCGTCGCCGCCGTCGACGGCTTCCACGGTCGCACGATGGGCGCCCTCAGCCTCACCTCCCGGGCCGCCTACCGGGACCCGTTCGCCCCGCTCGTGCCCGGTGTGCGGCACGTCCCGTTCGGTGACGTCGACGCGCTGGCGGCCGCCGTCGACGAGCAGGTCGCCGCCGTCGTCCTCGAGCCGATCCTCGGCGAGGGCGGAGTGCGGCCCGCCCCGGACGGCTACCTGACCGCGGCCCGCGAGATCACCGCCGCGGCCGGGGCGCTGCTCGTCCTCGACGAGGTGCAGACCGGGATCGGCCGGACCGGGGCCTGGTTCGCCCACCGGCTGCCGGGTCTGGGCCTGCCGGACGGCGTGCTCCCGGACGTCGTGACCCTGGCCAAGGGACTCGGCGGTGGCATCCCGGTGGGCGCGGCCGTCGCCCTGGGCGAGGGGCCGGGGGCGCTGCTGGGCCCCGGTCAGCACGGGACGACGTTCGGCGGCAACCCGGTCGCCGCGGCCGCGGGGCTCGCGGTGATCCGCACGGTCCGGCAGGAGGGGCTGGTGGAGCGGGCCGCCGTGCTCGGCCGCCGGATCACCGCCGGCGTCACCGCGCTGCAGCACCCGCTGGTGGCCGGCACCCGCGGGGCCGGCCTGCTGCAGGCGATCGTGCTGCGCCGCCCGGTCGCCGCCGACGTCGTGGCCGCCGGGCTGGACGCCGGCCTCATCCTCAACGCCGTGGCCCCGGACGCCGTCCGGATCGCCCCACCGCTCGTCCTCACCGACGAGCAGGTCACCCGCCTGCTCGACGCCCTGCCCGGCGTCCTCACCGCCGCCGACCCCGACCGGGAGAGCCGATGA
- the argF gene encoding ornithine carbamoyltransferase, whose translation MTPAPRHFLRDDDLTPDEQAEVLALAARLKADRFSRRPLQGPLTVAVLFDKPSTRTRVSFSVGIAELGGYPLVLDTGTSQMGRGEPVEDTTRVLDRQAVAIVWRTFEQARLEAMAAVSRVPVVNALTDTFHPCQVLADLLTVTERRGRLAGLTLAYLGDAGNNMAHSYALGGATAGMHVRLAGPQGYLPDPDVVAAAQRIAAGTGGSVTVLTDPAAAADGADVLATDTWVSMGQEDEAAAREAPFVPFAVDEGALARAADDVVVLHCLPAYRGKEIAASVIDGPSSAVWDEAENRLHAQKALLTWLLDGSAGAP comes from the coding sequence ATGACCCCCGCCCCTCGCCACTTCCTGCGCGACGACGACCTCACCCCGGACGAGCAGGCCGAGGTGCTGGCCCTGGCGGCCCGGCTCAAGGCCGACCGGTTCTCCCGCCGTCCGCTGCAGGGCCCGCTGACCGTCGCCGTCCTGTTCGACAAGCCCTCCACCCGCACCCGGGTCTCGTTCAGCGTCGGCATCGCCGAGCTCGGCGGCTACCCGCTCGTCCTGGACACCGGCACCAGCCAGATGGGCCGCGGCGAGCCGGTCGAGGACACCACCCGGGTCCTGGACCGGCAGGCCGTCGCCATCGTCTGGCGGACGTTCGAGCAGGCCCGCCTGGAGGCGATGGCCGCGGTCTCCCGGGTCCCCGTCGTCAACGCCCTCACCGACACCTTCCACCCCTGCCAGGTGCTCGCGGACCTGCTGACGGTCACCGAGCGGCGCGGCCGGCTCGCCGGGCTCACCCTGGCCTACCTGGGCGACGCCGGGAACAACATGGCCCACTCCTACGCCCTCGGCGGGGCCACCGCCGGGATGCACGTGCGGCTGGCCGGCCCGCAGGGCTACCTGCCCGACCCGGACGTCGTCGCGGCCGCCCAGCGGATCGCCGCCGGCACCGGCGGGTCCGTCACCGTGCTCACCGACCCTGCGGCCGCCGCGGACGGCGCCGACGTCCTGGCGACCGACACCTGGGTCTCGATGGGGCAGGAGGACGAGGCCGCCGCCCGGGAGGCGCCGTTCGTGCCGTTCGCGGTGGACGAGGGCGCGCTGGCCCGCGCCGCTGACGACGTCGTCGTCCTGCACTGCCTGCCGGCCTACCGCGGCAAGGAGATCGCGGCGTCCGTCATCGACGGGCCGTCCTCCGCCGTCTGGGACGAGGCGGAGAACCGGCTGCACGCGCAGAAGGCGCTGCTCACCTGGCTGCTGGACGGCTCTGCGGGCGCACCGTGA
- a CDS encoding arginine repressor, with protein MIPATKAARHARIADLLARREVRSQGELAELLAADGLTVTQATLSRDLVEMGAVRVRGVDGGLVYAVPGEGGDRTPRAGVTQEVLTGRLARLCEDLLVTAEASANLVVLRTPPGAAQFLASAVDHAALPEVLGSIAGDDTVLLICRDPHGGPDVARTFLALAGRPEPPGPVPDPVPDHHTPHPTDRRDDTP; from the coding sequence GTGATCCCGGCGACCAAGGCCGCTCGGCACGCCCGGATCGCCGACCTGCTGGCCCGCCGCGAGGTCCGCTCCCAGGGCGAGCTCGCCGAGCTGCTGGCCGCCGACGGCCTCACCGTCACCCAGGCCACCCTGTCCCGCGACCTGGTGGAGATGGGCGCCGTCCGGGTCCGCGGCGTGGACGGCGGCCTCGTCTACGCCGTGCCCGGCGAGGGCGGCGACCGGACCCCTCGCGCCGGGGTGACCCAGGAGGTGCTGACCGGCCGACTGGCGCGGCTGTGCGAGGACCTCCTGGTGACCGCCGAGGCCTCGGCCAACCTCGTCGTCCTGCGCACCCCTCCCGGGGCGGCCCAGTTCCTGGCCTCCGCCGTCGACCACGCCGCCCTGCCGGAGGTCCTCGGCTCGATCGCCGGCGACGACACCGTGCTGCTGATCTGCCGGGACCCGCACGGCGGCCCGGACGTGGCCCGCACCTTCCTCGCGCTGGCCGGGCGCCCCGAGCCGCCCGGCCCGGTGCCCGACCCGGTGCCCGACCACCACACCCCGCACCCGACCGACCGGAGAGACGACACACCGTGA
- the argG gene encoding argininosuccinate synthase yields the protein MSKVLTTLPRGERVGIAFSGGLDTSVAVAWMRDKGAVPCAYTADLGQYDEPDVSGVPGRALQYGAELARVVDCRRELVEEGLVAIACGAFHIRSAGRVYFNTTPLGRAVTGTLLVRAMHADGVDIWGDGSTFKGNDIERFYRYGLLANPALRIYKPWLDAEFVAELGGRAEMSRWLREHDLPYRDSEEKAYSTDANIWGATHEAKTLEHLDVSLETVQPIMGVRFWDPDVEIAPEDVTVRFEQGRPVAVNGTRYDDPVELVHVVNAIGGRHGLGMSDQIENRIIEAKSRGVYEAPGMALLWIGYERLLNAVHNEDTIAAYHADGRRLGRLLYEGRWADPQALMLRESLQRWVASLVTGEVTVRLRRGEDYTILDTRGAAFSYHPDRLSMERTESPAFGPTDRIGQLTMRNLDIADSRMRLEQYARQEQLPAGPLFAALEAGGAEQIAENPAVRGEQDAALDNAAMEAGTD from the coding sequence GTGAGCAAGGTCCTCACCACCCTCCCGCGCGGCGAGCGCGTCGGCATCGCCTTCTCCGGCGGGCTCGACACCTCCGTCGCCGTCGCGTGGATGCGCGACAAGGGCGCCGTGCCGTGCGCCTACACCGCCGACCTCGGCCAGTACGACGAGCCGGACGTCTCCGGCGTCCCCGGCCGTGCCCTGCAGTACGGCGCCGAGCTGGCCCGGGTCGTCGACTGCCGCCGCGAGCTCGTCGAGGAGGGCCTGGTCGCCATCGCCTGCGGCGCCTTCCACATCCGCTCCGCCGGCCGGGTCTACTTCAACACCACCCCGCTGGGGCGGGCCGTCACCGGGACGCTCCTGGTGCGGGCCATGCACGCCGACGGCGTCGACATCTGGGGCGACGGCTCGACGTTCAAGGGCAACGACATCGAGCGGTTCTACCGGTACGGGCTGCTCGCCAACCCGGCCCTGCGCATCTACAAGCCGTGGCTGGACGCCGAGTTCGTGGCCGAGCTCGGCGGCCGTGCCGAGATGAGCCGGTGGCTGCGCGAGCACGACCTGCCCTACCGGGACAGCGAGGAGAAGGCGTACTCGACCGACGCCAACATCTGGGGGGCGACGCACGAGGCGAAGACCCTCGAGCACCTCGACGTCTCGCTGGAGACCGTCCAGCCGATCATGGGGGTGCGGTTCTGGGACCCGGACGTCGAGATCGCCCCGGAGGACGTCACCGTACGTTTCGAGCAGGGCCGGCCGGTCGCGGTGAACGGCACCCGGTACGACGACCCGGTCGAGCTCGTCCACGTCGTCAACGCGATCGGCGGCCGCCACGGACTCGGGATGTCCGACCAGATCGAGAACCGGATCATCGAGGCGAAGTCGCGTGGCGTCTACGAGGCCCCGGGCATGGCGCTGCTGTGGATCGGCTACGAACGGCTGCTCAACGCCGTCCACAACGAGGACACCATCGCCGCCTACCACGCCGACGGCCGCCGCCTGGGCCGGCTGCTGTACGAGGGGCGCTGGGCCGACCCGCAGGCGTTGATGCTGCGCGAGTCCCTGCAGCGCTGGGTCGCCTCGCTCGTCACCGGTGAGGTCACCGTCCGGCTGCGCCGCGGGGAGGACTACACCATCCTCGACACGCGTGGTGCGGCGTTCTCCTACCACCCGGACCGGCTGTCGATGGAGCGCACCGAGTCGCCCGCCTTCGGGCCGACCGACCGGATCGGCCAGCTGACGATGCGCAACCTCGACATCGCCGACTCCCGGATGCGGCTGGAGCAGTACGCCAGGCAGGAGCAGCTCCCGGCCGGACCGCTGTTCGCGGCGCTCGAGGCCGGCGGCGCCGAGCAGATCGCGGAGAACCCCGCGGTGCGCGGCGAGCAGGACGCGGCGCTCGACAACGCCGCCATGGAGGCAGGGACGGACTGA
- the argH gene encoding argininosuccinate lyase, protein MDDESGTRAGSLWGGRFAGGPSDALAELSRSTHFDWRLAPYDLAGSMAHARVLHRAGLLDDNQLAAMLSGLQQLLDDVTSGDLTPHPDDEDVHSALERALIERVGADLGGRLRAGRSRNDQIATLLRMYLRDAARRLSGLVRDLVAALTEQAERHLGVAMPGRTHLQHAQPVLLSHHLLAHAWPLVRDLERWRDWDRRAAVSPYGSGALAGSSLGLDPRLVAADLGFDDSSPNSIDATASRDVAAEFAFVAAMVAVDVSRLAEEVVLWATREFGFVELDDAYSTGSSIMPQKKNPDVAELARGKAGRLVGDLTGLLTTLKALPLAYNRDLQEDKEPLFDAVDTLAVLLPAFTGMVATLRFRTERLEELAPQGFSLATDVAEWLVRRGVPFRTAHEVAGTCVRVCEQRGIDLVDLGEEDLRRISEHLTADVREVLTVQGSLASRDARGGTAPVRVVEQLDELRAALAALAP, encoded by the coding sequence ATGGACGACGAGAGCGGCACGAGAGCAGGCAGCCTGTGGGGCGGCCGGTTCGCCGGCGGCCCCTCCGACGCGCTGGCCGAGCTGTCCCGGTCAACGCACTTCGACTGGCGGCTCGCCCCGTACGACCTGGCCGGGTCGATGGCGCACGCCCGCGTGCTGCACCGCGCCGGGCTGCTCGACGACAACCAGCTCGCCGCCATGCTGTCCGGCCTGCAACAGCTCCTCGACGACGTCACCTCCGGTGACCTCACCCCGCACCCGGACGACGAGGACGTGCACTCCGCCCTGGAGCGGGCGCTGATCGAGCGCGTCGGCGCGGACCTGGGCGGGCGCCTGCGGGCGGGCCGGTCCCGGAACGACCAGATCGCCACCCTGCTGCGCATGTACCTGCGGGACGCCGCCCGTCGCCTGTCGGGCCTGGTCCGCGACCTCGTCGCCGCCCTCACCGAGCAGGCCGAGCGGCACCTGGGGGTCGCCATGCCGGGGCGCACCCACCTGCAGCACGCGCAGCCGGTCCTGCTGTCCCACCACCTGCTGGCGCACGCCTGGCCGCTGGTGCGTGACCTCGAGCGCTGGCGCGACTGGGACCGTCGGGCCGCGGTGTCCCCGTACGGGTCCGGTGCGCTGGCGGGCTCCTCGCTCGGACTCGACCCCCGGCTCGTCGCCGCCGACCTCGGGTTCGACGACAGCTCGCCGAACTCCATCGACGCCACCGCGTCCCGGGACGTCGCGGCCGAGTTCGCCTTCGTGGCCGCCATGGTCGCGGTCGACGTCTCCCGGCTGGCCGAGGAGGTCGTCCTGTGGGCGACCCGCGAGTTCGGGTTCGTCGAGCTCGACGACGCCTACTCGACGGGGTCGAGCATCATGCCGCAGAAGAAGAACCCCGACGTCGCCGAGCTCGCCCGCGGCAAGGCCGGCCGCCTCGTCGGTGACCTCACCGGCCTGCTCACCACGCTCAAGGCGCTGCCGCTGGCGTACAACCGTGACCTCCAGGAGGACAAGGAGCCGCTGTTCGACGCCGTCGACACCCTCGCCGTGCTGCTGCCCGCCTTCACCGGCATGGTGGCGACGCTGCGCTTCCGGACCGAGCGGCTGGAGGAGCTCGCGCCGCAGGGCTTCTCGCTGGCCACCGACGTGGCGGAGTGGCTGGTCCGCCGGGGCGTGCCGTTCCGAACCGCCCACGAGGTGGCCGGCACCTGCGTCCGGGTGTGCGAGCAGCGGGGGATCGACCTCGTCGACCTGGGGGAGGAGGACCTGCGCCGGATCAGCGAGCACCTCACTGCCGACGTGCGGGAGGTCCTCACCGTGCAGGGGTCCCTCGCCTCCCGGGACGCCCGTGGCGGCACCGCCCCGGTGCGGGTCGTCGAGCAGCTCGACGAGCTGCGTGCGGCGCTGGCGGCACTGGCCCCGTGA
- a CDS encoding DNA-3-methyladenine glycosylase: MDADRLDRGFFARPVLEVAPDLLGCVVVRRDAQGTVAVRLTEVEAYAGQDDPGSHAYRGPTPRTAVMFGPAGHVYVYLSYGMHWCANLVCGQQGSASAVLLRAGQVVDGLDLARSRRPTARRDADLARGPARLAAALGLHGGESGLDACAPGAALQVLPGRSVDPAAVRTGPRVGVSGPGGDGGLHPWRYWLDGEATVSAYRPATRRRAAQTSSRRSGRLDPGRRPVR, encoded by the coding sequence GTGGACGCTGACCGGCTGGACCGCGGGTTCTTCGCCCGCCCTGTCCTCGAGGTGGCCCCGGACCTGCTCGGCTGCGTCGTCGTCCGCCGGGACGCGCAGGGGACGGTCGCCGTCCGGTTGACCGAGGTCGAGGCCTACGCCGGTCAGGACGACCCGGGTTCGCACGCCTACCGGGGTCCGACCCCGCGCACCGCCGTGATGTTCGGCCCTGCCGGGCACGTCTACGTCTACCTGAGCTACGGCATGCACTGGTGCGCCAACCTCGTCTGCGGGCAGCAGGGCAGCGCGTCGGCGGTGCTGCTGCGCGCCGGGCAGGTCGTCGACGGTCTCGACCTGGCCCGCAGCCGCCGTCCAACCGCCCGCCGGGACGCCGACCTCGCTCGGGGGCCGGCCCGGCTCGCTGCGGCCTTGGGGCTGCACGGCGGCGAGTCCGGGCTGGACGCGTGCGCTCCCGGCGCTGCGCTGCAGGTGCTGCCCGGTCGGTCCGTCGACCCGGCCGCGGTCCGCACCGGTCCCCGGGTCGGGGTCAGCGGGCCGGGCGGGGACGGCGGCCTGCACCCGTGGCGCTACTGGCTGGACGGCGAGGCGACGGTGTCCGCCTACCGCCCGGCCACGCGGCGCAGGGCGGCTCAGACCAGTAGCCGGCGATCGGGCAGGCTTGACCCCGGTCGCCGGCCGGTCCGGTGA
- a CDS encoding tyrosine--tRNA ligase produces the protein MTHVLDELRWRGLVAECTDETALRQALDDGPVTYYVGFDPTAPSLHVGHLVQVLTARRLQQHGHRPIALVGGATGLIGDPKATGERTLNDPEVVASWVDRIRGQIEPFLSFDGPNAATVVNNLDWTAEMSAIELLRDVGKHFSVNRMLDREAVATRLASTGISYTEFSYVLLQSNDFLELHRRFGCSLQLGGSDQWGNLTAGVDLIRRVEGHRAHALATPLLTKADGTKFGKTEGQAVWLDPALTSPYAFFQFWLAAEDASVADYLRVFTFRDADEIAALEVATRERPAAREAQRVLARDVTALVHGQDAARRAEAAGHALFGRGDLGDLDERTLAEALAEVPTGAVTAEDLVDVPRLLVAAGVVPSISAGRRVVAEGGAYVNNSKVTDPDAAVGAEQLLHGRWLVLRRGRRTLGAVEVRPS, from the coding sequence GTGACCCACGTCCTCGACGAGCTGAGGTGGCGCGGCCTGGTGGCCGAGTGCACCGACGAGACCGCGTTGCGGCAGGCGCTCGACGACGGACCGGTGACGTACTACGTCGGCTTCGACCCGACGGCGCCGAGCCTGCACGTGGGCCACCTCGTGCAGGTGCTCACCGCCCGGCGGCTGCAGCAGCACGGGCACCGGCCGATCGCCCTGGTCGGCGGAGCCACCGGGCTCATCGGGGACCCGAAGGCCACTGGAGAGCGGACCCTGAACGACCCTGAGGTCGTCGCCTCCTGGGTCGACCGGATCCGCGGCCAGATCGAGCCGTTCCTGTCCTTCGACGGTCCGAACGCGGCCACGGTGGTCAACAACCTCGACTGGACAGCCGAGATGTCGGCCATCGAGCTGCTGCGCGACGTCGGGAAGCACTTCAGCGTCAACCGGATGCTCGACCGGGAGGCCGTCGCCACCCGCCTCGCCTCGACCGGCATCAGCTACACCGAGTTCAGCTACGTGCTGCTGCAGAGCAACGACTTCCTCGAGCTGCACCGCCGGTTCGGGTGCTCGCTGCAGCTCGGCGGCAGCGACCAGTGGGGCAACCTCACCGCCGGGGTCGACCTGATCCGGCGCGTCGAGGGCCACCGGGCCCACGCCCTGGCGACCCCGCTGCTCACCAAGGCCGACGGCACGAAGTTCGGCAAGACCGAGGGGCAGGCCGTCTGGCTCGACCCGGCGCTCACCAGCCCGTACGCCTTCTTCCAGTTCTGGCTGGCTGCCGAGGACGCCTCCGTGGCCGACTACCTACGGGTCTTCACCTTCCGCGACGCGGACGAGATCGCCGCCCTGGAGGTCGCCACCCGGGAGCGGCCGGCCGCCCGGGAGGCGCAGCGGGTGCTGGCCCGGGACGTCACGGCCCTCGTCCACGGGCAGGACGCCGCCCGTCGCGCCGAGGCGGCCGGCCACGCCCTGTTCGGCCGGGGAGACCTGGGGGACCTGGACGAACGCACCCTGGCCGAGGCCCTGGCCGAGGTGCCGACAGGAGCGGTGACGGCGGAGGACCTCGTCGACGTGCCCCGGCTGCTGGTCGCAGCCGGTGTGGTGCCGAGCATCTCCGCCGGACGACGGGTGGTCGCCGAGGGCGGGGCCTACGTGAACAACTCCAAGGTCACCGACCCCGACGCGGCCGTGGGAGCCGAGCAGCTGCTGCACGGTCGCTGGCTGGTGCTGCGGCGTGGCCGGCGCACCCTCGGGGCGGTCGAGGTCCGGCCGTCGTGA